From a region of the Nonlabens sp. Hel1_33_55 genome:
- a CDS encoding SDR family oxidoreductase — translation MTLQGKTFLITGIADEHSLAMYTAREIVKNGGKVVCTGLGVSKHHKDLSEKAQAFLNANYSDFQESVKKELGDSLTAILDVTIDDNIASFAKELADKNIKLDGFLHAIAMDKTIRKKEVKPLIEVSLQEFCDTMDVSAYSLISVTRHLLDAGVLQKGASICSLSYIAAAKVTFHPYRNMSIAKAALERITVELADELGRKYDIRCNALRFSPFMGSKAGNATLRPEDVSTSNRMSPLGNARPEDLAFEIVHLFRPECRITGEIRHVDGGYHIHG, via the coding sequence ATGACATTACAAGGAAAAACCTTTTTGATTACAGGAATAGCAGATGAGCATTCACTTGCCATGTACACCGCTCGAGAGATTGTCAAAAATGGCGGGAAAGTCGTTTGTACGGGATTGGGCGTGAGTAAACATCACAAGGATCTTTCAGAAAAAGCTCAAGCTTTTCTCAATGCCAATTACAGCGATTTTCAGGAATCCGTAAAAAAGGAATTGGGTGATAGCCTTACCGCTATTCTCGATGTAACTATCGATGATAATATCGCCAGCTTTGCAAAAGAACTTGCAGATAAAAACATCAAACTTGACGGCTTTCTCCACGCCATCGCGATGGACAAAACCATTAGAAAGAAAGAAGTAAAGCCACTTATAGAAGTATCGCTGCAAGAATTTTGCGATACCATGGACGTGAGCGCCTATTCACTTATTAGTGTGACGCGCCACCTTCTGGACGCAGGTGTTTTACAAAAAGGAGCCTCGATTTGCTCCTTGAGTTACATTGCCGCTGCAAAAGTCACCTTCCATCCGTACCGAAATATGAGTATTGCCAAAGCCGCGTTAGAACGCATCACCGTAGAACTTGCAGACGAGTTGGGTCGCAAATACGATATACGATGTAACGCCCTGAGGTTTTCGCCGTTTATGGGAAGTAAAGCTGGTAATGCCACGTTGAGACCAGAAGACGTTTCTACATCAAACAGAATGAGCCCATTGGGTAACGCCAGGCCAGAAGATCTAGCTTTTGAGATCGTGCATTTGTTCCGTCCAGAGTGCCGCATTACTGGTGAAATACGCCATGTTGATGGTGGTTATCACATTCATGGCTAG
- a CDS encoding FMN-binding glutamate synthase family protein yields MESVWEFLIGIAWYWYLIAFVVVVFLYDIIQRKHIILRNFPVVGHFRYWLESIGPELRQYIVANNREELPFNRIERGWIYASAKNENNYEGFGTDRDIYANQYIFINNSMMAHKVEKGSVTDKEPSFLPCAKVMGASKNRKRPYRPASVINISAMSYGSLSAKALDAMNNGAKKVHAYHNTGEGGLSPYHKRGADVVFHFGTGYFGVRDDDGNFSMEKLKKLVDENPQVRAIEVKLSQGAKPGKGGVLPGSKITKEISEIRNVPMGEDVLSPPTHSAFEGIQGLVDFVEEIAQETGLPTGIKAAIGKLEQWKELAQIMKDTSKGPDFITVDGGEGGTGAAPPSFADHVSLPWVFGFSDLYQVFQAHELTSEIVFVASGKLGFPAKAAMAFSMGADCINVAREAMISIGCIQAKVCHNNTCPTGVATQNKWLQRGIVVPEKAERLASYFKKFNKELLEITHASGYEHPCQFDMRDVDVSTGDTNMTQTLEYTYKYQKTPVEFIGMQALKDCLHLGGK; encoded by the coding sequence ATGGAATCCGTTTGGGAATTTTTGATTGGTATTGCGTGGTACTGGTATCTAATTGCTTTTGTAGTGGTGGTGTTTTTGTACGATATCATACAGCGCAAGCACATCATTTTACGCAATTTTCCCGTGGTGGGACATTTTAGATATTGGCTGGAAAGTATAGGTCCAGAATTGCGCCAATACATCGTTGCAAACAATAGAGAAGAATTGCCATTTAACAGGATCGAGCGTGGATGGATCTATGCGAGTGCCAAAAATGAGAACAATTATGAAGGCTTTGGTACGGATAGGGATATCTATGCCAACCAATATATCTTTATCAATAATTCCATGATGGCTCACAAGGTTGAGAAAGGATCTGTGACAGATAAAGAGCCGTCATTCCTGCCTTGCGCAAAGGTCATGGGTGCTTCAAAAAACAGAAAGAGACCTTACCGACCTGCCAGCGTGATCAATATTTCTGCCATGAGTTACGGTAGTTTGAGTGCCAAAGCGCTGGACGCCATGAACAATGGCGCTAAAAAAGTACACGCCTATCACAATACCGGTGAAGGTGGTTTGTCGCCTTACCACAAACGTGGTGCCGATGTCGTTTTTCATTTTGGAACTGGATATTTTGGTGTACGTGATGATGATGGTAATTTCTCTATGGAGAAACTTAAAAAATTGGTGGATGAAAATCCGCAGGTGAGAGCAATTGAAGTAAAGCTTTCTCAAGGTGCCAAACCAGGAAAAGGCGGAGTGTTGCCAGGATCAAAAATCACGAAAGAGATTAGCGAAATCAGAAACGTACCAATGGGTGAAGACGTTCTCTCACCGCCCACGCATAGTGCTTTTGAAGGTATTCAAGGTCTAGTTGATTTTGTGGAAGAAATCGCTCAAGAAACTGGCTTGCCCACTGGAATTAAGGCCGCGATAGGAAAACTGGAGCAGTGGAAAGAACTTGCTCAAATTATGAAAGATACCAGTAAAGGTCCTGATTTTATCACGGTCGATGGTGGAGAAGGTGGTACCGGTGCCGCACCGCCTAGTTTTGCAGATCATGTATCGTTGCCATGGGTTTTCGGATTCTCAGACTTATATCAAGTATTTCAAGCTCATGAATTGACTAGTGAGATCGTGTTTGTAGCGAGCGGTAAATTAGGATTTCCGGCAAAAGCAGCCATGGCTTTCTCGATGGGAGCCGATTGTATCAACGTTGCACGTGAGGCTATGATTTCTATTGGATGCATCCAGGCAAAAGTCTGTCATAATAATACCTGTCCTACCGGTGTGGCCACGCAAAACAAATGGTTGCAACGTGGTATAGTAGTCCCAGAAAAGGCAGAGCGTCTTGCGAGTTACTTCAAAAAATTTAATAAGGAATTATTGGAGATTACTCATGCTTCAGGATATGAGCATCCATGTCAGTTTGATATGCGTGATGTAGATGTAAGTACTGGTGATACTAATATGACCCAAACACTTGAATATACGTATAAGTATCAAAAAACTCCAGTTGAGTTTATAGGCATGCAAGCACTGAAGGATTGTTTGCATTTAGGAGGAAAATAA
- a CDS encoding glycosyltransferase, whose translation MRIAIIIPAYNEATFISLTLDSLLAQSLQASQIVVVDDNSTDGTFEVAKSFKDWLPITVIRNKSSAENIPGTKVINAFKKGLELIDLDRVDVICKFDADLIFPSNYLEVVSMRFHATTTRGINSSENSTISDIKTGMVAGHCTIEVNSKWVIENQNNPDHIRGALKAYQIDCFKEIGGLKSSIGWDTMDEMLARYYGWKVVTIDGLHVKHLKPTGAAYKSKSMQLQGEAFFKMRYGWPLTLITAAKMAMNKKHISLFFDYVAGYLTAEKSGLEPLLNKDQGRFLRSYRWNGIKSKIGF comes from the coding sequence TTGCGCATTGCTATCATCATTCCTGCCTATAATGAAGCGACTTTTATATCGCTAACGCTGGATAGTCTTCTTGCTCAAAGCCTGCAGGCATCACAGATAGTTGTGGTTGATGACAACAGCACAGACGGCACTTTTGAGGTGGCGAAATCCTTTAAAGATTGGCTGCCTATTACTGTTATCAGGAATAAGTCTAGTGCCGAAAATATACCAGGAACCAAAGTAATCAATGCTTTCAAAAAGGGTCTTGAACTGATAGATTTAGATAGGGTAGATGTCATTTGTAAATTTGATGCAGACCTGATTTTTCCTTCTAATTATCTGGAGGTTGTTTCAATGCGCTTTCACGCAACAACCACACGTGGTATAAACTCCAGCGAGAACTCTACAATTTCAGATATTAAAACAGGAATGGTCGCAGGACATTGCACCATTGAAGTGAATAGTAAATGGGTCATTGAAAACCAGAACAATCCGGATCATATTAGAGGAGCTCTTAAAGCTTATCAAATAGATTGCTTTAAAGAAATAGGCGGATTAAAATCTAGTATAGGTTGGGATACCATGGATGAAATGCTTGCACGATATTACGGCTGGAAAGTTGTCACGATTGACGGTCTTCACGTTAAACACTTAAAACCTACAGGCGCTGCCTACAAGTCCAAATCCATGCAACTGCAAGGCGAGGCATTTTTTAAAATGCGTTATGGATGGCCACTAACTTTGATCACCGCTGCTAAAATGGCAATGAATAAAAAGCATATAAGTTTGTTTTTTGACTATGTAGCAGGCTATTTAACGGCAGAAAAAAGCGGCCTCGAACCTCTATTGAATAAAGATCAAGGCCGTTTTTTAAGATCGTACCGCTGGAACGGTATTAAATCTAAAATAGGTTTTTAA
- a CDS encoding methyltransferase, whose translation MYENTFPSKRFKKTLEFLKLHVDPSDRILDLGVENPFSKIMKEHGFEVENTSGEDLDDDVSAVLNFKGDAVTACEIFEHLVNPYGVLKAITCNKLVVSVPLKLWFSSAYRNPQDIRDQHYHEFEDWQLDYVLEKAGWEVVDAVKFTNPTKKIGLRPILRHFTDRYYLVYCERSQN comes from the coding sequence TTGTACGAAAACACATTCCCTTCAAAGCGCTTTAAAAAGACCTTAGAATTCTTGAAGCTACATGTTGATCCATCAGATAGAATTTTGGATCTAGGTGTAGAAAATCCGTTCTCTAAGATCATGAAAGAGCATGGATTTGAAGTGGAAAATACCAGCGGTGAAGATTTAGATGATGATGTGAGCGCGGTCCTTAATTTCAAAGGTGATGCGGTCACAGCTTGTGAAATTTTTGAGCATCTCGTTAATCCTTATGGCGTTCTCAAGGCGATTACCTGCAATAAATTGGTCGTGAGTGTGCCACTAAAATTATGGTTCTCCAGCGCTTATAGAAACCCGCAGGATATTAGGGATCAACATTATCACGAGTTTGAAGACTGGCAACTGGATTATGTTTTGGAGAAAGCAGGCTGGGAAGTTGTGGATGCCGTCAAATTCACCAATCCAACAAAAAAAATAGGTCTGCGGCCTATCTTACGACACTTTACAGATCGTTACTATCTTGTATATTGTGAGCGATCCCAAAACTAA
- a CDS encoding 3-oxoacyl-ACP synthase III family protein: MNNAYISGTGSYAPENIVPNEFFENVGSNDAWIQKNLGIKERRISTGETTSDLATKAAQKALKNANLNAQEIDLIILATATPDKLAPSCACFVQEKLEAFDAVAFDISAVCSGAVFAIATAVQFIKSGMYRNVLVIGADTFSNITDWDRRDSVFFGDGAGAMVISHTTEDKGFQDFLLHTDGRGKDAWNIPAGGSLQPASEETVNEGLHYFQMDGPAVFQTAIDVVPKSINKLLERNNISIDQVDHMIPHQPSIRILQSIAETVRLPWGKVHTNMDRYANTSGGTIPIMLDETNKNGLLKKGELILFAAVGAGWTWGTALYKW; this comes from the coding sequence ATGAACAACGCTTACATAAGTGGTACAGGTTCCTACGCACCTGAGAATATAGTCCCCAATGAATTTTTTGAAAATGTAGGATCTAATGATGCCTGGATACAGAAAAATCTAGGAATTAAAGAACGACGCATCAGCACTGGTGAAACTACCAGCGATCTAGCAACTAAAGCAGCTCAGAAAGCACTTAAAAATGCAAATCTAAACGCTCAAGAGATTGACCTTATCATTTTAGCTACTGCAACGCCAGACAAATTAGCTCCATCATGCGCTTGTTTTGTTCAAGAAAAGTTAGAAGCCTTTGATGCTGTAGCTTTTGATATTTCTGCGGTATGTTCTGGAGCCGTGTTTGCCATAGCTACTGCCGTACAATTCATTAAATCTGGCATGTATAGGAATGTGTTAGTTATAGGTGCAGATACGTTTTCCAATATTACAGATTGGGATCGGCGCGATTCAGTATTCTTTGGAGACGGCGCAGGTGCCATGGTTATTTCACATACTACTGAGGATAAAGGTTTTCAAGATTTCTTATTACATACAGATGGGCGTGGTAAGGATGCATGGAACATACCAGCTGGTGGTTCACTCCAACCGGCTTCTGAAGAAACTGTGAATGAAGGACTACACTATTTCCAGATGGACGGACCTGCTGTATTCCAAACTGCAATTGACGTAGTTCCAAAATCAATCAATAAATTATTAGAACGAAATAATATCAGCATTGATCAAGTTGATCATATGATACCGCATCAACCCAGCATACGTATTTTACAATCCATTGCAGAAACTGTTCGTCTTCCTTGGGGAAAAGTGCATACTAATATGGATCGCTATGCAAACACTTCTGGTGGTACGATACCGATCATGTTAGACGAGACCAACAAAAACGGATTACTCAAAAAAGGTGAACTCATTCTTTTTGCCGCTGTAGGCGCAGGATGGACTTGGGGAACAGCTTTATATAAATGGTAA
- a CDS encoding M1 family metallopeptidase has protein sequence MRFLFVLLFFAFLSTQNYAQGIDQPNVDFLKATVNISMDPSAKSVDGSVTFDIDILSAVDKIQIDAKNLVEFTASSTTHSDLKYSQNDAGILLESRFRESEKTTITISFKSEPNKAMYFIDSDADGRWEQAWTQGQGKYTSNWLPSIDDMNEKLEWDLTVTAPDDLSVISNGILVNKNGEKDRMTWSYDMTEPMSSYLVALVIGKYAIATSLSESGVPLEMYYYPKDEQKVESTYQNSKQIFDFLENEIGIAYPWKNYKQIPVKDFLYAGMENTGTTIFDDQFVQDKLGAVDRSYVTVNAHELAHQWFGDLVTEESGTHHWLQEGFATYYAMLAERDLYGDEHYHVGLYEQAELLNDQNQSGKSTALMDPTASSLTFYQHGAWAIHALRDLIGDTAFRSGIKRYLKEFAFKNATTDNLLSIMSQESGKDLTAYKSMWLTNTQFPSTEALRLLRKDLFMEAYLQLLARRISPFQDAYNSYKETMQPPVQKEMVLEMVGQLSLQDDSRKYRLLEQAAAINNIEIRQLIALTAGEVNDYNKVMISGMLTDKSYATRENALVLLWNAATDKARLLKAAKKGWSTTNESLDMAWLTLAINSDGFTDRERTSYLGQLQEFTKPQYSTSTRQTAFDYLIALGYLDDQNYLDLYTAALHYNYRFYDYARKLVNAQYAKEANKELMEKVVGLLGQKDQEKLRLVTDL, from the coding sequence ATGAGATTTCTATTTGTTCTATTGTTTTTCGCTTTTTTATCGACTCAAAATTATGCCCAAGGCATTGATCAACCCAACGTTGATTTTCTAAAGGCAACAGTCAACATTTCCATGGATCCTTCAGCCAAATCTGTGGATGGCAGCGTGACTTTTGATATCGACATTCTTTCGGCGGTTGACAAGATTCAGATTGATGCTAAAAATCTGGTAGAATTCACGGCAAGTTCCACCACGCATTCTGATTTAAAATATAGCCAGAATGATGCAGGGATTTTGCTGGAATCCCGCTTTCGCGAAAGCGAGAAAACCACCATCACCATTTCATTTAAAAGTGAGCCAAATAAGGCCATGTACTTTATTGACAGCGATGCCGATGGACGCTGGGAACAGGCGTGGACGCAAGGTCAAGGAAAATATACCAGCAACTGGCTGCCCAGTATTGACGATATGAACGAGAAGCTGGAATGGGATCTTACGGTAACTGCGCCAGATGACCTAAGCGTCATTTCCAACGGAATTCTGGTCAATAAAAATGGTGAAAAAGACCGCATGACGTGGAGTTATGATATGACGGAACCTATGTCGAGTTATCTGGTAGCTCTCGTGATTGGGAAGTATGCGATTGCGACGTCCCTTTCAGAAAGTGGCGTGCCGTTGGAAATGTATTATTATCCAAAAGATGAGCAAAAAGTTGAGAGTACTTATCAAAATTCCAAGCAGATTTTTGACTTTTTGGAAAACGAAATAGGTATCGCTTATCCATGGAAGAATTATAAGCAGATTCCTGTCAAGGATTTCTTATACGCGGGTATGGAAAATACGGGAACCACTATTTTTGACGACCAGTTTGTACAGGATAAGTTAGGCGCCGTCGATCGCAGCTATGTGACGGTGAATGCGCATGAATTAGCTCACCAATGGTTTGGCGACCTGGTAACGGAAGAATCAGGAACTCATCACTGGCTACAAGAAGGTTTTGCGACCTATTATGCCATGCTAGCCGAGCGTGATTTATATGGCGATGAGCATTATCACGTAGGTCTTTACGAGCAAGCAGAACTGCTTAATGATCAAAATCAATCAGGAAAAAGCACTGCGTTGATGGATCCAACTGCGAGCTCGCTCACTTTTTATCAGCATGGTGCTTGGGCCATTCATGCCTTGCGAGATCTTATAGGCGATACAGCTTTTAGATCTGGAATCAAACGCTATCTAAAAGAGTTCGCTTTCAAGAATGCTACAACAGACAACTTGTTGTCAATCATGTCCCAAGAGTCTGGAAAAGATTTAACCGCTTACAAATCTATGTGGCTCACAAATACGCAATTTCCAAGTACGGAAGCTTTGCGATTGTTACGTAAAGATTTATTTATGGAAGCCTATTTACAGTTGCTTGCCAGACGAATCTCACCTTTTCAAGATGCCTACAATAGTTACAAAGAAACAATGCAACCGCCAGTTCAAAAGGAAATGGTGCTGGAAATGGTAGGTCAGCTAAGCCTACAAGATGATTCTAGAAAGTACAGATTGTTAGAGCAAGCGGCAGCTATCAATAACATAGAAATACGCCAACTCATTGCTTTGACCGCAGGTGAAGTCAATGATTATAACAAAGTGATGATCTCTGGAATGCTAACAGATAAATCTTATGCCACCAGAGAAAACGCGCTAGTTTTATTGTGGAATGCTGCGACCGATAAAGCTCGGTTATTAAAGGCTGCAAAAAAAGGATGGTCAACTACTAATGAGTCACTGGATATGGCATGGCTCACCCTAGCCATCAACTCTGACGGATTCACAGATCGAGAACGGACATCCTATCTTGGACAATTGCAAGAATTCACCAAACCTCAATATAGTACCTCAACAAGACAAACCGCCTTTGATTATTTGATAGCATTGGGTTATTTGGATGATCAAAATTATCTTGATTTATATACAGCAGCGTTACACTATAATTATCGTTTTTACGACTATGCCCGTAAATTGGTCAATGCTCAATATGCAAAAGAAGCTAATAAAGAATTGATGGAAAAAGTGGTGGGATTATTGGGTCAGAAAGATCAAGAGAAATTGAGGTTGGTGACTGATTTGTAA
- a CDS encoding DUF6646 family protein, translated as MKVYITFVALLITSISIGQAYTGKEDQKFQVGLNLQDNGTGIQATYDYGVGENISFGIATVYLLGVDDLVDADFDQRADVRARFNANIGNVLNVDPRFDLYPGLSFGTKNFGGHLGARFFFSDGFGIYTEAQVPFAKYDNGDLTQAEELNNQFNFNIGMSFNL; from the coding sequence ATGAAAGTATACATCACATTTGTAGCGTTACTTATTACTTCAATTTCTATTGGTCAGGCTTATACTGGAAAAGAAGATCAGAAATTTCAAGTAGGTCTCAATCTTCAGGATAATGGTACTGGTATCCAGGCAACTTACGATTATGGGGTAGGAGAGAACATATCGTTTGGTATTGCTACCGTTTATCTTTTAGGCGTGGATGATCTAGTAGATGCAGATTTTGATCAACGAGCAGATGTACGTGCGAGATTTAATGCAAACATCGGTAATGTACTTAACGTTGATCCTCGATTTGATTTATATCCAGGCTTAAGTTTTGGTACCAAAAACTTTGGTGGACACTTAGGAGCAAGATTCTTCTTCAGTGATGGATTTGGAATTTATACAGAAGCTCAGGTTCCTTTTGCAAAATATGATAACGGCGACCTTACTCAAGCTGAAGAATTGAACAATCAGTTCAATTTCAACATCGGGATGTCTTTCAATCTTTAA
- a CDS encoding glycosyltransferase family 2 protein — protein MIGKKKIVVVLPAYNAEKTLEKTFREIPFDIVDEVILVDDFSVDGTSALAKDLGIRHVLRHNSNKGYGANQKSCYEKALSLNADIIVMLHPDYQYTPDLIHSMAYLIANEVYQVVLGSRILGKGALNGGMPVYKYIANRFLTFVQNILMNQKVAEYHTGYRAFSKEIFDSININANSDDFIFDNEMLAQICMANYEIAEITCPTKYFEEASSINFSRSLKYGFGVLGVSVKYFAHRFLKIKSTIFEDG, from the coding sequence ATGATCGGCAAGAAAAAAATTGTTGTGGTTCTACCAGCTTATAATGCTGAAAAAACTCTCGAGAAAACGTTTCGTGAAATTCCATTTGATATCGTCGATGAAGTGATTTTAGTGGATGATTTTAGCGTTGATGGAACTAGCGCTTTGGCTAAAGATTTAGGAATTCGACATGTATTAAGGCACAATTCTAATAAAGGTTATGGAGCTAATCAAAAAAGCTGTTATGAAAAAGCTTTATCCTTAAATGCGGATATTATCGTAATGCTTCACCCTGATTATCAATACACTCCTGATTTGATTCATTCTATGGCTTATCTAATAGCTAATGAAGTGTATCAAGTTGTATTGGGCTCGCGAATTTTGGGAAAGGGAGCATTAAATGGAGGTATGCCAGTTTATAAGTATATCGCAAATAGATTTTTGACTTTCGTTCAAAACATTTTAATGAATCAAAAGGTAGCTGAATACCATACGGGATATCGAGCTTTCTCAAAAGAGATATTTGACTCAATAAATATTAATGCCAATTCCGACGATTTCATATTTGACAATGAGATGCTTGCTCAAATTTGTATGGCAAATTATGAGATAGCAGAAATCACATGCCCAACAAAATATTTCGAAGAGGCATCTTCTATTAATTTTTCAAGAAGTTTAAAATACGGTTTTGGTGTTTTGGGAGTTTCAGTAAAATATTTTGCGCACAGATTTTTAAAAATAAAATCCACAATTTTTGAAGATGGCTAG
- a CDS encoding ATP-dependent helicase, whose translation MEDYLSQLNEAQRLPVLQKEGPMIVIAGAGSGKTRVLTLRIAYLMQQGVDPFNILALTFTNKAAREMKKRIAEIVGASESKNLWMGTFHSVFARLLRMEASKLGYPSNFTIYDSQDSQRLTSAIIKEMGLDKDVYKYKQIFSRISSLKNSLITVRAYFADADLQEADAMARRPRFGDIYKEYVERCFKAGAMDFDDLLLKTNELLNRFPEVLAKYQHRFQYILVDEYQDTNHSQYLIVKALSDKFQNICVVGDDAQSIYAFRGANINNILNFQRDYDNVQAYRLEQNYRSTKNIVEAANSIIEHNKTKLEKVVWTENNDGPKIIVHRLMSDAEEGRYVASSIWENKMNKQLGNDQFAILYRTNAQSRAMEDALRKRDIPYRIYGGLSFYQRKEVKDVLSYLRLIVNPKDEEAMKRVINYPARGIGTTTMDKLIVAAKQYDKSLFEIIENIDRIEANINGGTKTKLRNFATMIKSFQALEETQNVFELTEYVIKKSALLTELKKDGSQEGISRIENIEELLNGMRDFVEGQQEVAEARGSLAEFLEDVALATDLDKDTGDTDRVSLMTVHLSKGLEFPYLYIVGMEEDLFPSGMAMNTREDLEEERRLFYVALTRAEHQAYLTYTLSRYRWGKLVDAEPSRFITEIADQYLEYTTPMDDYKYKSAMTDHLWDEPDKSKLRQNKPRSGTPPTVSKPSEEQIRKLRKMRPVSTTTNPAPSGFEGDLKPGTKVSHARFGQGTVVNLEGIGGEKKAEINFQVGGLKKLLLRFAKLEVVE comes from the coding sequence TTGGAAGATTATTTATCCCAATTAAATGAAGCGCAGCGACTGCCGGTCCTGCAAAAAGAAGGTCCCATGATCGTGATCGCCGGTGCAGGATCTGGGAAAACACGCGTGTTGACCTTACGCATCGCATATTTGATGCAACAAGGCGTCGATCCCTTCAACATACTGGCGTTGACGTTCACAAACAAGGCTGCGCGTGAGATGAAAAAACGTATCGCAGAAATTGTGGGCGCGAGTGAGTCCAAGAATTTATGGATGGGAACATTCCACTCGGTTTTTGCGCGATTGCTGCGCATGGAAGCTAGTAAATTGGGCTATCCATCGAATTTCACGATTTACGATTCCCAAGATTCCCAACGATTAACTAGCGCCATTATCAAAGAAATGGGACTGGACAAAGATGTCTACAAGTACAAGCAGATATTCTCCAGAATTTCATCCCTAAAAAACAGCTTGATCACCGTACGAGCCTATTTTGCAGATGCCGATCTACAAGAGGCCGATGCTATGGCGCGCAGGCCAAGATTCGGAGATATTTACAAAGAATATGTAGAGCGCTGCTTCAAGGCAGGCGCCATGGATTTTGATGATTTATTATTAAAAACCAATGAGTTACTTAATAGATTTCCAGAAGTTCTAGCAAAATACCAACATCGTTTCCAGTACATCCTAGTAGATGAGTATCAGGATACAAACCACTCGCAGTATCTGATTGTCAAAGCATTATCGGATAAGTTCCAAAATATCTGTGTCGTAGGTGATGATGCACAATCGATCTATGCGTTTAGAGGTGCAAACATCAACAACATCCTCAATTTTCAGCGGGACTATGATAACGTGCAAGCATACCGGCTGGAGCAGAATTATCGATCTACAAAAAATATTGTAGAGGCTGCCAACTCCATCATTGAGCATAACAAAACCAAACTTGAAAAAGTCGTCTGGACAGAAAATAACGATGGGCCAAAAATCATCGTTCATCGATTAATGAGCGATGCAGAAGAAGGTCGTTACGTAGCCAGTAGCATCTGGGAAAATAAGATGAATAAGCAACTGGGTAACGACCAGTTTGCTATTCTTTATAGAACCAACGCTCAATCCAGAGCGATGGAAGATGCGCTGCGTAAGCGTGATATTCCCTATCGTATCTATGGTGGCTTGAGTTTCTACCAACGCAAAGAAGTAAAGGATGTATTGTCCTATCTACGTTTGATCGTAAATCCTAAGGATGAAGAAGCGATGAAGCGTGTAATCAATTATCCTGCTCGTGGAATAGGAACAACAACCATGGACAAGCTTATTGTGGCTGCAAAGCAATACGACAAAAGTCTTTTTGAAATCATTGAGAATATTGACCGTATAGAGGCCAATATTAATGGCGGAACAAAAACCAAATTGCGCAATTTTGCGACAATGATCAAAAGCTTTCAAGCTCTGGAAGAAACCCAGAACGTTTTTGAACTCACAGAATACGTCATTAAGAAAAGCGCCTTACTAACCGAACTCAAAAAGGACGGATCTCAAGAAGGAATTTCTCGGATTGAAAATATTGAGGAGCTTCTTAACGGTATGCGCGACTTTGTGGAAGGACAGCAGGAAGTCGCCGAAGCGCGTGGTTCGTTAGCAGAATTCCTTGAGGATGTTGCGCTGGCAACAGATCTTGATAAGGATACCGGCGACACAGATAGAGTTTCGCTCATGACAGTCCACCTATCCAAAGGACTAGAGTTCCCATATTTATATATAGTAGGTATGGAAGAAGACCTTTTCCCTAGTGGCATGGCGATGAACACTCGCGAAGATCTAGAAGAAGAACGAAGGCTGTTCTACGTGGCGCTCACAAGAGCAGAACATCAAGCTTATCTCACATATACTCTAAGCAGATACCGATGGGGAAAACTAGTTGATGCAGAACCCAGCCGATTTATCACTGAGATCGCAGATCAATACCTGGAGTACACTACACCTATGGATGACTATAAATACAAGTCTGCCATGACAGATCATCTATGGGATGAACCGGATAAATCTAAGCTACGACAGAATAAGCCACGAAGCGGCACGCCACCAACCGTAAGTAAACCTAGCGAAGAGCAAATACGCAAATTGCGTAAAATGAGACCAGTGAGCACGACTACAAATCCAGCACCTTCTGGATTTGAAGGTGATTTAAAGCCTGGTACTAAAGTTTCCCATGCGCGTTTTGGTCAAGGAACTGTCGTAAACTTAGAAGGAATAGGCGGCGAGAAAAAGGCAGAAATCAACTTTCAAGTTGGTGGTTTGAAGAAATTATTGCTGCGGTTTGCTAAGTTGGAGGTTGTGGAATGA